From a region of the Natronogracilivirga saccharolytica genome:
- a CDS encoding polyprenol monophosphomannose synthase, whose protein sequence is MSGQSESLIIIPTFNEAENITKLLPHLLGLEEKVDVLVVDDGSPDGTADEVKKLQGENPDRIHLIEREGKLGLGTAYVTGFYFALDKGYEYVCEMDADFSHDPDDVPRLIREVKEGRCDLAIGSRYANGISIINWPLTRLILSYSANVYARFITGLPVQDTTAGFKCISRKVLEKIDLKKIRSNGYSFQIEVHFRAFRAGFRLKETSIIFRERTEGVSKMSKKIVFEAVWMVWVLKLRSIFGVL, encoded by the coding sequence ATGAGCGGCCAGAGTGAATCACTGATTATTATACCGACATTTAACGAAGCGGAAAATATTACGAAACTGCTTCCCCATTTGCTGGGACTTGAAGAGAAGGTGGATGTGCTTGTTGTTGATGATGGTTCACCTGACGGTACGGCAGATGAGGTAAAAAAGCTTCAGGGTGAGAATCCGGACCGGATCCATCTCATTGAGCGTGAGGGCAAGCTTGGTCTCGGAACCGCCTATGTAACCGGATTTTATTTCGCGCTTGACAAGGGATATGAATATGTCTGCGAAATGGATGCTGATTTTTCACATGACCCTGACGATGTACCCAGGCTCATCAGGGAGGTCAAGGAAGGCCGTTGTGATCTGGCAATCGGGTCACGGTATGCCAATGGCATAAGTATCATTAACTGGCCGCTGACCCGGCTGATCCTGTCATACTCTGCCAATGTCTATGCAAGATTCATAACCGGGCTGCCTGTTCAGGATACCACTGCCGGTTTCAAATGCATTTCCCGGAAAGTGCTTGAAAAAATAGACCTTAAAAAAATCCGCTCAAATGGATATTCTTTTCAAATCGAGGTACATTTCAGGGCTTTTAGAGCCGGCTTCCGCCTGAAAGAAACCTCCATCATATTTCGCGAACGCACCGAAGGTGTCTCCAAAATGTCCAAAAAGATTGTTTTTGAAGCGGTTTGGATGGTTTGGGTGCTGAAGCTGCGCAGTATTTTCGGAGTACTCTGA
- a CDS encoding sugar transferase gives MEKAREIVVTIVSDFVFLILAWYGFYYVRFELGWGIEPTSAAPYSLFLPGVVISVYWIAIFGVFGLYRHLYLISRFDEIIRVAKISIIGTLILFFLLFIDSLGWTSDNLHQAKWVTLIYWLIVLICVSTSRLILRTIQKIRVQKGKGLHRAFIVGTGGSARSVYENLHRHKTSGMNVIGFLRLGGSNNQADQYGDAGFGGMNMHEGDTGVQEKVARAEKVDRDMIAGKVSDIKQLIMDHGVQEIIVALEPDEKEQLIPILDQIDIPDVSVKILPDFHQMITGLNQTNQIFGLPLIDVMPDPMPTWEKFFKRMMDIILSLVILIPTLPVMLVIALLIRMTSKGPAIFRQKRVGKYDRVFTMYKFRTMFIDAEKESGPVWASDNDPRITPVGYWLRKLRLDELPQFFNVLKGDMSLVGPRPERPYFVEQFKKSIPLYSRRLRVRPGITGWAQVKWKYDENLEDVKEKTKYDLFYVENISLKMDFKILFNTIMTVIKGKGQ, from the coding sequence TTGGAGAAAGCCAGAGAAATAGTTGTAACCATTGTCAGTGACTTTGTCTTCCTGATTCTGGCCTGGTATGGTTTTTACTATGTGCGATTTGAGCTGGGCTGGGGAATTGAGCCTACCAGCGCCGCTCCGTACAGTCTTTTCCTGCCCGGAGTGGTTATATCCGTTTACTGGATCGCTATATTCGGGGTGTTCGGACTGTACCGGCACCTCTATCTCATTTCCCGGTTCGATGAAATCATCAGGGTAGCAAAAATTTCCATAATCGGAACCCTGATTCTTTTTTTCCTTCTGTTTATTGATTCGCTCGGCTGGACATCTGATAACCTCCATCAGGCCAAATGGGTTACACTCATTTACTGGCTGATTGTCCTGATTTGCGTATCCACAAGCCGGCTGATTCTGCGGACCATCCAGAAAATACGGGTGCAAAAAGGAAAAGGGCTTCACAGGGCATTTATCGTCGGCACCGGAGGATCGGCCCGGTCCGTTTACGAAAATCTTCACCGGCACAAGACCTCCGGTATGAACGTGATCGGCTTCCTGAGACTTGGCGGAAGCAATAACCAGGCTGACCAGTATGGTGATGCCGGGTTCGGCGGAATGAATATGCATGAAGGAGATACGGGGGTTCAGGAAAAGGTTGCACGTGCTGAAAAAGTGGATAGGGATATGATCGCCGGCAAGGTATCTGATATCAAGCAGCTGATCATGGATCATGGAGTGCAGGAGATTATCGTGGCGCTTGAGCCGGATGAAAAGGAACAGCTCATACCCATTCTGGATCAGATCGATATCCCGGATGTCTCGGTTAAAATACTGCCGGACTTCCATCAGATGATCACCGGATTGAATCAGACGAATCAGATTTTCGGACTGCCGCTTATTGATGTCATGCCCGACCCGATGCCGACCTGGGAGAAGTTTTTCAAGCGAATGATGGATATTATCCTGTCGCTCGTCATATTGATCCCCACACTGCCGGTCATGCTGGTCATTGCCCTGCTGATCAGGATGACCTCGAAAGGCCCGGCCATTTTCAGACAAAAAAGGGTGGGCAAGTATGACAGGGTCTTCACCATGTACAAGTTCCGCACCATGTTTATTGATGCCGAAAAAGAGAGCGGACCCGTATGGGCAAGTGACAATGATCCGCGAATCACACCGGTTGGCTACTGGCTCAGAAAACTGCGTCTGGATGAGCTGCCCCAGTTTTTCAATGTACTGAAAGGGGATATGAGCCTGGTTGGTCCGCGTCCGGAAAGACCCTATTTTGTAGAGCAGTTTAAAAAATCCATCCCGTTGTATTCCCGCAGACTGCGTGTCCGGCCGGGAATAACCGGATGGGCCCAGGTCAAATGGAAGTACGACGAGAATCTGGAAGATGTCAAGGAAAAGACGAAGTATGATCTTTTTTATGTTGAAAATATTTCACTTAAGATGGATTTTAAGATCCTTTTTAATACAATTATGACCGTAATAAAAGGAAAGGGACAATAG